From the Oryza glaberrima chromosome 5, OglaRS2, whole genome shotgun sequence genome, one window contains:
- the LOC127773706 gene encoding uncharacterized protein LOC127773706, whose protein sequence is MATHIPLARLRLRLRLPHLALLALLAVASGNPSLGGFDRGDAEAETYSILTFHDYTPPPPPSLPPPPPAPSATCAGDLRGVGDLDTRCVVPASVRLRGPGVYISGNGTLVLVDGVALTCERPGCVVSANLSGGIFFGREARVVAGWVSLSATNITLSSDAVIDTTALAGDPPDKTSGVPTGSYGDGGGHGGRGASCYVKEGQAQEDSWGGDMYAWAELKTPNSYGSKGGSTSVEKDYGGGGGGVVWLFAKDIMMNGTILANGGDGGTKGGGGSGGSIYLKAKTMQGGGTISACGGDGLAGGGGGRVSVDVFSRHDDSQFFVHGGRSSGCLDNAGAAGTLYEEVPKSITVSNNNLSTQTDTVFLEPPYDPLWTNVFIKNHAKVSLPLRWSRIQAQGQISLLSRATLTFGLTHYPYSEFELLAEELLMSDSTIKVFGALRMSVKMLLMWNSRMLIDGGRESGVATSLLEGSNLIVLKESSVIHSIGNLGIHGQGILNLSGDGDTIQAQRLILSLFYNIVVGPGAVLQGPLVNGSSDDVAPKLNCEDESCPMEIFHPPEDCNLNTSLSFTLQICRVEDIVVSGLVQGTVINFNRARNVTVRSSGTISATGLGCRGGIGRGRMLSSGLSGGGGHGGKGGDAFYSGSHAGGGTAYGSADLPCELGSGSGNVSTSSSTAGGGIIVMGSLEQSLPLLSLAGSIEANGGSFAGAVTHAANEGPGGGSGGTILLFVRALSLEEGSVLSSAGGVGSNGSGGGGGGRIHFHWSDIPTGDDYIPFATVNGSILARGGTVDGQGFPGENGTVTGKDCPKGLYGTFCKACPLGTYKNITGSLKSLCSPCPTNELPHRAVYISIRGGVTETPCPYKCVSDRYRMPHCFTALEELIYTFGGPWLFGLFLSGLLFLLALVLSIARMKFVGTDELPGPAPTQHSSQIDHSFPFLESLNEVLETNRAEESHCHVHRMYFMGPNTFSEPWHLPHTPPEQISEIVYEDAFNKFVDEINALAAYQWWEGSIYSILCILSYPLAWSWQQWRRRRKLQRLREFVRSEYDHSCLRSCRSRALYEGLKVAATPDLMLGYLDFFLGGDEKRPDLPPRLHQRLPMSLIFGGDGSYMAPFSLHSDSVVTSLISQGVPSSIWHRLVAGLNAQLRLARRGNLKATFLPVLKWLETHANPALNTYRVRVDLAWFQATALGYYQFGLVIHSVGPFSSGLQGGSRMKFDYHAQFQNTNVDSQLDHSRNNDAVMLKRITGRVLDIDNLRTLKDKRDLFYPLSLILHNTKPVGHQDLVGLVISILLLADFSLVLLTFLQLYSYSMIDVLLVLFVLPLGILAPFPAGINALFSHGPRRSAGLARVYALWNITSLVNVIVAFACGLVHYKSSAKRHPSMQPWNLGGDDTSWWLFPTGLVLCKCIQARLVDWHVSILEIQDRAVYSNDPTIFWQ, encoded by the exons ATGGCCACCCACATTCCCctcgcccgcctccgcctccgcctccgcctcccccacctcgccctcctcgccctcctcgccgtcgcatCGGGGAACCCTAGCCTCGGGGGTTTCGATCGGggggacgcggaggcggagacgTACTCGATCCTGACCTTCCACGACtacaccccgccgccgcccccctcgctgccgccgccgccgcccgccccgtcGGCGACCTGCGCCGGGGACCTCCGCGGCGTGGGCGACCTCGACACCCGCTGCGTGGTCCCTGCCTCCGTGAGGCTCCGTGGCCCCGGCGTCTACATCAGCGGGAATGGGACGCTGGtgctcgtcgacggcgtcgcCCTCACCTGCGAGAGGCCTGGGTGCGTCGTCTCCGCCAATTTGTCCGGCGGCATCTTCTTCGGCCGTGAGGCCCGTGTCGTGGCCGGGTGGGTTTCTCTTTCAGCTACCAACATCACGCTCTCCAGTGATGCTGTAATCGACACCACCGCGCTCGCTGGCGACCCGCCTGATAAGACCAGCGGCGTGCCTACTGGGTCGTATGGTgatggcggtggccatggcggccgtGGTGCTAGCTGCTACGTCAAGGAGGGGCAGGCGCAGGAGGATTCGTGGGGCGGTGATATGTACGCTTGGGCTGAACTCAAGACCCCCAATAGCTACGGGAGCAAAGGCGGTTCTACCAGCGTCGAGAAGGactatggtggtggtggtgggggtgtaGTGTGGTTGTTCGCCAAGGATATTATGATGAATGGAACAATTCTTGCTaatggaggagatggtggcacCAAAGGTGGGGGTGGCTCTGGGGGAAGCATCTATCTCAAGGCTAAAACCAT GCAAGGAGGTGGCACAATAAGTGCTTGCGGAGGGGATGGTTTGGCTGGGGGAGGTGGTGGGCGTGTTTCTGTTGATGTTTTCAGTAGGCATGATGACTCCCAATTTTTTGTTCACG GTGGGAGGAGCTCAGGTTGTCTGGACAATGCAGGTGCAGCTGGGACTCTTTATGAAGAAGTGCCTAAGAGTATTACTGTTAGCAACAATAACTTGAGCACACAAACTGATACAGTTTTTCTAGAACCCCCATATGATCCACTCTGGACAAATGTTTTTATCAAGAATCATGCCAAAGTTTCTCTTCCCTTGCGTTGGAGTCGTATTCAG GCTCAAGGACAAATTAGCCTTCTATCTCGCGCTACATTAACTTTTGGCTTGACACACTATCCATATTCAGAGTTTGAATTGTTGGCTGAGGAACTTCTTATGAGTGATTCTACAATTAAG GTGTTTGGTGCTTTACGAATGTCTGTAAAGATGCTTCTTATGTGGAACTCTAGAATGTTGATTGATGGTGGCAGAGAGTCAGGAGTTGCGACTTCTTTACTAGAGGGTAGCAATTTGATAGTGTTGAAG GAATCATCAGTTATACATTCTATTGGCAATCTTGGAATTCATGGTCAAGGCATCCTGAATTTATCTGGAGATGGAGATACGATTCAGGCGCAACGTCTTATTTTATCACTTTTCTACAACATAGTG GTTGGACCTGGAGCTGTTCTACAAGGCCCACTTGTAAATGGAAGTAGTGATGATGT GGCCCCAAAGCTGAACTGTGAAGATGAGAGTTGTCCTATGGAAATCTTTCATCCTCCCGAGGATTGCAACCTGAACACTTCATTGTCTTTTACCCTACAG ATATGCCGTGTTGAAGACATTGTTGTTTCTGGCCTTGTGCAAGGAACTGTTATTAATTTCAACAGAGCAAGAAATGTCACTGTGAGATCATCTGGGACCATTAGTGCAACAGGATTAG GCTGCCGAGGTGGAATTGGACGAGGAAGAATGTTAAGCAGTGGCCTTAGCGGTGGGGGTGGGCATGGTGGTAAAGGAGGGGATGCTTTCTACAGTGGCAGTCATGCAGGGGGTGGAACTGCATATGGTAGTGCTGATTTACCATGTGAACTTGGCAGTGGTAGTGGTAATGTAAGTACATCATCTTCAACAGCTGGTGGTGGTATAATAG TAATGGGTTCTTTGGAGCAATCTCTTCCACTACTCTCCCTTGCTGGTTCAATAGAGGCGAATGGTGGCAGTTTTGCTGGTGCGGTGACTCATGCTGCAAATGAAGGACCTGGTGGTGGTTCCGGGGGCACAATTCTTCTATTTGTGAGGGCATTGTCCTTGGAGGAGGGCTCTGTACTTTCTAGCGCTGGTGGGGTTGGAAGTAATGGTagtggcggaggtggaggtggccggATTCACTTCCACTGGTCTGACATTCCCACTGGAGATGATTATATTCCCTTTGCAACGGTTAATGGATCAATACTTGCAAG AGGAGGAACCGTTGATGGCCAAGGTTTTCCGGGTGAAAATGGAACAGTGACAGGAAAAGATTGCCCAAAAGGTCTTTATGGCACATTTTGCAAG GCCTGTCCTTTAGGAACATACAAGAACATTACTGGGTCTTTGAAGTCCTTGTGTTCTCCATGCCCTACAAATGAGCTTCCTCATCGTGCTGTCTACATAAGCATCCGAG GAGGTGTTACTGAAACCCCGTGCCCATACAAATGTGTGTCCGATAGATACCGCATGCCTCACTGTTTTACTGCTCTTGAAGAGTTAATATACACTTTTGGTGGACCTTGGTTGTTTGGTCTGTTTCTCTCAGgccttctttttttattagCCCTTGTTTTGAGTATCGCTCGGATGAAGTTTGTTGGCACTGATGAGTTGCCTGGACCAGCACCAACTCAACATAGCTCCCAAATTGATCACTCTTTTCCCTTCCTCGAATCACTCAATGAG GTACTGGAAACCAATAGGGCCGAAGAATCTCACTGTCATGTGCACAGGATGTATTTCATGGGTCCCAACACCTTCAGTGAACCTTGGCATCTACCACACACCCCACCTGAGCAGATTTCTGAGATTGT GTATGAGGATGCATTTAACAAGTTTGTCGATGAGATAAATGCTCTCGCAGCATATCAGTGGTGGGAAGGATCAATTTATAGTATCCTGTGTATACTTTCATACCCCTTGGCATGGTCTTGGCAACAGTGGcgcagaagaagaaaattacAAAGATTACGTGAATTTGTTCGATCTGAATATGATCATTCATGTTTACGGTCTTGCCGTTCACGTGCTCTTTATGAAGGGCTGAAG GTTGCTGCTACACCAGATTTAATGCTGGGTTATTTAGATTTCTTTCTTGGTGGGGATGAAAAAAGGCCTGACCTCCCCCCTCGTCTTCATCAAAGGTTGCCAatgtcattaatctttggagGCGATGGAAGTTACATGGCTCCATTTTCACTTCACAGTGACAGTGTGGTCACAAGTCTTATTAGTCAG GGTGTACCTTCATCAATATGGCACCGCCTTGTTGCTGGATTGAACGCCCAGTTGCGTTTGGCTCGTCGTGGAAATCTAAAAGCCACATTTCTTCCTGTACTCAAATGGCTTGAAACTCATGCAAATCCTGCTTTGAACACATACCGCGTGCGTGTTGACCTTGCATGGTTCCAAGCTACAGCACTAGGTTACTATCAATTTGGTCTAGTTATTCATTCTGTGGGACCATTCAGTAGTGGCCTTCAAGGTGGCTCTAGAATGAAATTTGATTATCATGCGCA ATTTCAGAACACAAATGTTGATTCTCAACTAGACCACTCAAGGAACAATGATGCTGTTATGCTTAAAAGAATAACTGGCAGAGTTCTCGACATTGACAACTTAAGGACACTCAAGGACAAGAGAGATTTATTTTACCCTCTTTCTCTTATATTGCACAATACCAAACCAGTTGGGCATCAG GATCTTGTTGGTTTGGTGATCTCTATATTGCTTCTTGCAGATTTCAGCTTAGTATTGCTTACTTTTCTCCAGCTATATTCATATTCTATGATCGATGTGTTGTTAGTGCTGTTTGTTCTTCCTCTTGGGATACTGGCACCCTTTCCTGCTGGGATAAATGCTCTATTTAGTCATGGACCACGGCGGTCAGCAGGTCTTGCTCGTGTGTATGCGCTGTGGAATATTACATCATTGGTTAATGTT ATCGTGGCCTTTGCGTGTGGACTTGTGCATTACAAGTCTTCAGCCAAAAGGCATCCAAGCATGCAACCTTGGAATTTGGGCGG GGATGATACTAGCTGGTGGCTGTTCCCAACAGGACTTGTGTTATGTAAATGCATCCAAGCAAGACTTGTCGATTGGCATGTCTCTATCTTAGAGATCCAGGATCGCGCAGTTTATAGCAATGACCCAACCATATTTTGGCAGTGA
- the LOC127773856 gene encoding pseudouridine kinase isoform X1: MAGATTTSSPLRRMESVCRHLLPASPPILYQNPLGAIRLESSPVIIGGMVLDIHAKPSMQPHPGTTVPGMVKYVSGGVARNIAECICKLETRPFMISVVGNDMAGDFLLKYWRSAGLCTDGILQIDDVTTPIVSNVFDGSGELIAGVASVGAVEKFLSPSWICQFRLHISTAPLLMLDANLSPDSLDAACKIAHESGVPVFFEPVSLAKGSRIAPIAKYITYTSPNEIELVAMANSLSPPEKYTFVKMEQSKNKAKAVEYLFEMLSPAMFFLLEKGIKFLLVTLGSNGVFVCCKESTSLMDQRKSEMMSFSTPLLQKLERCFPSNMLVDLPREGSSRTCVFHFPAVSASVVSLTGAGDCFVGGVISALCGGLGMMQSVAVGIAIAKSSVESEANIPDKFSAATIADDARRTLLSAKMMWCK; encoded by the exons ATGGCTggggccaccaccacctcctctcccctgcGGAGGATGGAGTCTGtctgccgccacctcctcccagCATCACCGCCTATCCTTTACCAG AATCCGTTAGGTGCCATCAGGCTGGAGTCATCTCCAGTGATTATTGGGGGGATGGTGCTGGACATCCATGCCAAGCCATCCATGCAGCCGCATCCTGGAACGACTGTGCCTGGGATG GTTAAGTACGTCAGTGGGGGAGTAGCAAGAAATATTGCCGAGTGCATTTGTAAGCTTGAGACTCGACCATTCATGATTAGTGTTGTTGGAAATGATATGGCAG GGGATTTCCTTTTGAAATACTGGAGGTCGGCTGGACTATGTACAGATG GAATACTGCAGATTGATGACGTAACAACCCCAATAGTATCAAATGTGTTTGATGGGAGCGGTGAATTAATTGCTGGCGTCGCAAGTGTTGGGGCAGTT GAAAAATTTCTCTCTCCTAGCTGGATATGTCAGTTCCGTCTTCATATCTCCACTGCACCTCTACTAATGCTTGATGCAAATTTATCTCCTGATTCACTTGATGCCGCCTGCAAAA tAGCACATGAATCAGGAGTGCCTGTGTTTTTTGAGCCTGTCTCACTTGCGAAGGGTTCAAGGATTGCACCAATTGCAAAATAT ATTACTTACACTTCCCCAAATGAGATTGAGCTTGTGGCAATGGCAAATTCATTATCTCCTCCTGAGAAATATACTTTTGTCAAAATGGAGCAGTCCAAGAACAAAGCCAAAGCTGTAGAGTATTTGTTTGAAATGCTCAGCCCAGCAATGTTTTTCCTCCTCGAAAAGGGCATAAAGTTTCTTCTGGTGACGCTTGGCTCAAATGGTGTTTTTGTTTGTTGCAAAGAGAGCACAAGTTTGATGGACCAGCGAAAGTCTGAAATGATGTCTTTCTCAACTCCACTACTTCAAAAATTGGAGCGATGTTTTCCATCTAACATGCTTGTAGATTTGCCTAGAGAAGGCTCTTCCAGAACAtgtgtttttcattttcctGCAGTATCTGCCTCAGTGGTTAGCCTCACAGGTGCTGGTGATTGTTTTGTTGGTGGAGTCATTTCAGCTCTATGTGGAGGTTTGGGTATGATGCAATCTGTTGCGGTTGGGATTGCTATAGCAAAATCATCAGTGGAATCTGAAGCTAATATACCTGATAAGTTTTCTGCTGCAACTATCGCAG ATGATGCAAGAAGAACATTGCTATCAGCtaaaatgatgtggtgcaaATAA
- the LOC127773856 gene encoding pseudouridine kinase isoform X2 has protein sequence MAGATTTSSPLRRMESVCRHLLPASPPILYQNPLGAIRLESSPVIIGGMVLDIHAKPSMQPHPGTTVPGMVKYVSGGVARNIAECICKLETRPFMISVVGNDMAGDFLLKYWRSAGLCTDGILQIDDVTTPIVSNVFDGSGELIAGVASVGAVEKFLSPSWICQFRLHISTAPLLMLDANLSPDSLDAACKTHESGVPVFFEPVSLAKGSRIAPIAKYITYTSPNEIELVAMANSLSPPEKYTFVKMEQSKNKAKAVEYLFEMLSPAMFFLLEKGIKFLLVTLGSNGVFVCCKESTSLMDQRKSEMMSFSTPLLQKLERCFPSNMLVDLPREGSSRTCVFHFPAVSASVVSLTGAGDCFVGGVISALCGGLGMMQSVAVGIAIAKSSVESEANIPDKFSAATIADDARRTLLSAKMMWCK, from the exons ATGGCTggggccaccaccacctcctctcccctgcGGAGGATGGAGTCTGtctgccgccacctcctcccagCATCACCGCCTATCCTTTACCAG AATCCGTTAGGTGCCATCAGGCTGGAGTCATCTCCAGTGATTATTGGGGGGATGGTGCTGGACATCCATGCCAAGCCATCCATGCAGCCGCATCCTGGAACGACTGTGCCTGGGATG GTTAAGTACGTCAGTGGGGGAGTAGCAAGAAATATTGCCGAGTGCATTTGTAAGCTTGAGACTCGACCATTCATGATTAGTGTTGTTGGAAATGATATGGCAG GGGATTTCCTTTTGAAATACTGGAGGTCGGCTGGACTATGTACAGATG GAATACTGCAGATTGATGACGTAACAACCCCAATAGTATCAAATGTGTTTGATGGGAGCGGTGAATTAATTGCTGGCGTCGCAAGTGTTGGGGCAGTT GAAAAATTTCTCTCTCCTAGCTGGATATGTCAGTTCCGTCTTCATATCTCCACTGCACCTCTACTAATGCTTGATGCAAATTTATCTCCTGATTCACTTGATGCCGCCTGCAAAA CACATGAATCAGGAGTGCCTGTGTTTTTTGAGCCTGTCTCACTTGCGAAGGGTTCAAGGATTGCACCAATTGCAAAATAT ATTACTTACACTTCCCCAAATGAGATTGAGCTTGTGGCAATGGCAAATTCATTATCTCCTCCTGAGAAATATACTTTTGTCAAAATGGAGCAGTCCAAGAACAAAGCCAAAGCTGTAGAGTATTTGTTTGAAATGCTCAGCCCAGCAATGTTTTTCCTCCTCGAAAAGGGCATAAAGTTTCTTCTGGTGACGCTTGGCTCAAATGGTGTTTTTGTTTGTTGCAAAGAGAGCACAAGTTTGATGGACCAGCGAAAGTCTGAAATGATGTCTTTCTCAACTCCACTACTTCAAAAATTGGAGCGATGTTTTCCATCTAACATGCTTGTAGATTTGCCTAGAGAAGGCTCTTCCAGAACAtgtgtttttcattttcctGCAGTATCTGCCTCAGTGGTTAGCCTCACAGGTGCTGGTGATTGTTTTGTTGGTGGAGTCATTTCAGCTCTATGTGGAGGTTTGGGTATGATGCAATCTGTTGCGGTTGGGATTGCTATAGCAAAATCATCAGTGGAATCTGAAGCTAATATACCTGATAAGTTTTCTGCTGCAACTATCGCAG ATGATGCAAGAAGAACATTGCTATCAGCtaaaatgatgtggtgcaaATAA
- the LOC127773408 gene encoding uncharacterized protein LOC127773408 produces the protein MRAFARNLAAIIPLARCNATATTAAAPSSLVLKVGDTLRERRRFTDGEVEAYAAVSGDRNPVHLDDAFARQVGGFGRGRVVHGMLVASLFPALIAAHFPGAVYARQSLKFAAPVYVGDKVLVQVQALHIRASTKHIVKFGTKCFTSDSDDLLAVDGEAMAVLPSLYLRQQLNQML, from the exons ATGCGAGCGTTCGCGCGAAATCTGGCGGCCATCATCCCTCTCGCGCGCTGCaatgcgacggcgacgaccgcggcggcgccgtcctcccTCGTCCTCAAGGTCGGCGACACGctgcgcgagcggcggcgcttcACGGATGGGGAGGTGGAAGCGTACGCCGCGGTGAGCGGCGACCGCAACCCGGTGCACCTCGACGACGCCTTTGCCCGCCAGGTGGGAGGGttcggccgcggccgcgtcgtgCACGGCATGCTTGTCGCCTCACTCTTCCCCGCCCTCATCGCCGCCCACTTC CCTGGAGCCGTGTATGCGAGGCAGTCGCTCAAGTTTGCGGCACCGGTGTATGTCGGCGACAAGGTTCTTGTGCAGGTTCAGGCGCTGCACATCAGGGCCTCCACAAAACACAT TGTCAAATTCGGAACCAAGTGCTTCACGAGTGACAGTGATGACCTCCTAGCTGTCGATGGTGAAGCTATGGCTGTGCTCCCCTCGCTTTACCTCAGACAACAACTGAACCAA ATGCTTTGA